One genomic segment of Nothobranchius furzeri strain GRZ-AD chromosome 10, NfurGRZ-RIMD1, whole genome shotgun sequence includes these proteins:
- the LOC139072195 gene encoding proline-rich protein 2-like, with protein sequence MNTSHGNRRSESLGRRHPGDASVSQRPDHRPDPRLDPGPDPRLDPGLDPGPDYGPDRRPDPRLDPGSDPGPDPRLDPRPDPGPDYQPDHRPDPRLDPGPDPRLDPRPDPGPDYGPDPRPDPRLDPGPDPGPDYGPDPRPDPRLDPGPDPGPDYGPDPGPDYGPDRRPDPRLDPGPDPRLDPRPDPGPDYGPDPRLDPGPDPGPDYGPDARPDPRLDPGPDPRLDPGPHPRLDPRPDPGPDSGPDPRPDPRLDPGSNPRLDPRPDPGPDPSLDPRTDPGPDPRLDPGPDPRLDPGPHPRLDPRPDPGPDSGPDPRLDTGPDPTLDPRPDPGPGPSLDPRTDPGPDPRLDPGPYPRLDPRLDPGSDPGPDPGLDPGPDRRLDSRPDPGPDPSLDPRLDPGLDPRLDS encoded by the coding sequence ATGAACACGAGCCATGGGAACCGTCGCTCCGAGAGTCTGGGCCGACGACACCCAGGAGATGCATCAGTATCACAGAGACCAGATCATAGACCAGATCCTAGACTAGATCCTGGACCAGATCCTAGACTAGATCCTGGACTAGATCCTGGACCAGATTATGGACCAGATCGTAGACCAGATCCTAGACTAGATCCAGGATCAGATCCTGGACCAGATCCTAGACTAGATCCTAGACCAGATCCTGGACCAGATTATCAGCCAGATCATAGACCAGATCCTAGACTAGATCCTGGACCAGATCCTAGACTAGATCCTAGACCAGATCCTGGACCAGATTATGGACCAGATCCTAGACCAGATCCTAGACTAGATCCTGGACCAGATCCTGGACCAGATTATGGACCAGATCCTAGACCAGATCCTAGACTAGATCCTGGACCAGATCCTGGACCAGATTATGGACCAGATCCTGGACCAGATTATGGACCAGATCGTAGACCAGATCCTAGACTAGATCCTGGACCAGATCCTAGACTAGATCCTAGACCAGATCCTGGACCAGATTATGGACCAGATCCTAGACTAGATCCTGGACCAGATCCTGGACCAGATTATGGACCAGATGCTAGACCAGATCCTAGACTAGATCCTGGACCAGATCCTAGACTAGATCCTGGACCACATCCTAGACTAGATCCTAGACCAGATCCTGGACCAGATTCTGGACCAGATCCTAGACCAGATCCTAGACTAGATCCTGGGTCAAATCCTAGACTAGATCCTAGACCAGATCCTGGACCAGATCCTAGTCTAGATCCTAGAACAGATCCTGGACCAGATCCTAGACTAGATCCTGGACCAGATCCTAGACTAGATCCTGGACCACATCCTAGACTAGATCCTAGACCAGATCCTGGACCAGATTCTGGACCAGATCCTAGACTAGATACTGGACCAGATCCTACACTAGATCCTAGACCAGATCCTGGACCAGGTCCTAGTCTAGATCCTAGAACAGATCCTGGACCAGATCCTAGACTAGATCCTGGACCATATCCTAGACTTGATCCTAGACTAGATCCTGGATCAGATCCTGGACCAGATCCTGGACTAGATCCTGGACCAGATCGTAGACTAGATTCTAGACCAGATCCTGGACCAGATCCTAGTCTAGATCCTAGACTAGATCCTGGACTTGATCCTAGACTAGATTCTTGA